A window of Caldibacillus debilis DSM 16016 genomic DNA:
GTGCCGATGTCCATGCCCCGGTAGATTTGCATCGAATCGCCGCTGATGATTTCCCCCCGGAGTTTTTTGGCCACATCAACGCTTATCTTCGTTTTGCCGACGGCGGTCGGACCGACGATGACTGCCAGTTTTTCCTTGTTGCCCAATCTCTTCCCCGCTTTCAAGAAGAAGTTCAGGAAGACAGATTATTTTTCAGTTTACCATATTTCGGAAAATAAGTTAAGTATCCATTTAGTATTTCCCATCTCTTTCCTCCGTATACCGGGAAGGCCTCAAGAGGGTTGGCCCTCATCCTTTTCCACATGTTTGCCCGGCAACAGAGCCGCCCGGCTACATGATCCGTTTGAACATTTTCTCCAGCTCACGGGTCGAGAAATGGACGATGACCGGCCTGCCATGGGGGCAGGTAAAGGGATTTTTCGTTTGCCGCAAATCGTCCAGCAGCCTTTGGATCTCTTCTTTGCGAAGCCGGTGGTTCGCCTTGATGGAGCGCTTGCAGCTCATCGTGATGGCCGCTTCTTCCCGGAGGCGGCGGTAATCGATCTTTTTCATCGAAAGCACCTGGTCGATCATGTCTTCGATCAGTTCTTTTTCGCTGCCTTTCGGGAACCAGGCGGGATGGCTGCGGATGATGTACGTGTTCGTTCCGAAAGGTTCGAGATTTAAGCCGATCTTTTTCAATTCCGGCAAATTCTCCTCGATTTTTACCGCTTCCTGGTTGGAAAATTCCAGCGTGATCGGGATGAGGAGTTCCTGCCATTCATCGGGGGGATGCCCGAGTTTTTCATAATAGTATTCATATTTGATCCTTTCCTGGGCGGCGTGCTGGTCGATGATGTACAGGCCGTTTTCATTTTCGGCCAAAAGATAGGTGCCGTGCATTTGCCCGATCGGATAAAGGGGCGGAAAACGCCCTTCCGCCGGCTCCTCGCCCCCATCCGCCCCATCCGGTTCCTTAGCCGGAGACCCGGCCGCCTCCTCTTCCCGGAGGAAGGAAAGGCCCGTTTCCTTCTTCACGGCTTCGTCGACGTCCGCGGGGCCGCGGGAAATTTCCGGAGGATGGCCATCCGTTTCCGGAGGATGGAAGCCCGTTTCGGGGAAAAGACCGCCCTCCGGCGGCACGGCCCCCGCCTCTTCTCCGGAAAACCGGGGGACTTCTCCGCCTTTTTCGGGGTAGTCTTCCCGGATTAAGGGATCTTCCCTTTCCATATCCTTCTTTAAGTCTTCCATCCATCTTTTGACCGCTTCCCGTTCTTCCTTCGTCAGCGGTCCCGGACGTTCCCCGCTCCCCTTTCCGGCATGGTCCAGCTGAAATTGGAGCTGCCGGGAAGGCCGAGGCTTGGATTTGACTTGTTCGGCCGGCCGGGGGATCAAATTTTT
This region includes:
- the mutL gene encoding DNA mismatch repair endonuclease MutL; amino-acid sequence: MGKIIQLGDSIADKIAAGEVVERPASVVKELVENAIDANSTVIEVEVEEAGLAKIRVIDNGEGMDEEDVVMAFERHATSKIKDEADLFRIRTLGFRGEALPSIASVSRMEVVTGTGEGPGSRLVLEGGKKVLLERASSRKGTDITVSDLFFNTPARLKYVKTIHTELAHITDLMNRLALSRPHIAMKLSHNGKVLLQTNGNGDPRQVLAAIYGVANARKMIPVRGEHLDFRLEGYLSLPELTRSSRNSISIFVNGRYVKNYGISNAVIQGYHTLLPVGRFPVAYLHLSMDPELLDVNVHPAKLEIRVSKERELYEFIERSIRSAFQDKNLIPRPAEQVKSKPRPSRQLQFQLDHAGKGSGERPGPLTKEEREAVKRWMEDLKKDMEREDPLIREDYPEKGGEVPRFSGEEAGAVPPEGGLFPETGFHPPETDGHPPEISRGPADVDEAVKKETGLSFLREEEAAGSPAKEPDGADGGEEPAEGRFPPLYPIGQMHGTYLLAENENGLYIIDQHAAQERIKYEYYYEKLGHPPDEWQELLIPITLEFSNQEAVKIEENLPELKKIGLNLEPFGTNTYIIRSHPAWFPKGSEKELIEDMIDQVLSMKKIDYRRLREEAAITMSCKRSIKANHRLRKEEIQRLLDDLRQTKNPFTCPHGRPVIVHFSTRELEKMFKRIM